The DNA segment ACGGTCGCGCCGCGGAAGACATCAAGAGATCGCACGCGCCCGGCGGGTTGCGGCATGCACGACGGTAGGTGACGCATCCGCCCGACCTGCCGCTGGGCCCCGCACGGCTCAGGCCATCGCCCGGGTCCGGCGCAGCAGCACGATGAACGCCGGACCGCCCAGCAGCGCGGTCAGCACGCCGATGGGCAGGCGCCCGGACGCCAGGTCCAGCGACTTGACCAGCGCATCGGCAGCGACAATCAGCGAAGCGCCCAGGAGCGCCGAGGCGAGGACCAGCACGCGGTGGCCGGCCGAAGCGCCGCGGCGGCCGGTCAGCAGGCGGGCCAGGTGCGGGCAGATGAGCCCGACGAATCCGATCGGGCCCGCGATCACGACCGCCCCCGCAGTCATGGCGCCGGCGAGGATGAACAGCGCCAGGCGCAGTCGCGACAGGGGGACACCGACGGAGACGGCCTCGTCGTCGCCCATGGCCGCCGCGTCCATCGCCGGGCCCGCCCAGAGGCCGGCGCCGAGGCCGATGACCGCGATCCCCCCCACCGCGGCGAGTTGCGGCCACGTGACATCGTCGGAGATCGCGCCCATGAGCAGGCGGGCGGCGCCGATGCCGCGGTCGGGCATGAGGTGCTGCAGCAGCATCGTTGCCGCGCCGCACATGATGGAGACGATGACGCCGATGAGCACGAGCGTCGGCGGGTCGACGAGCCCCCGGCGCTGGGAGAGGGCGTACACCAGTGCGAGGGCGGCGATCGACCCGAGCAGGGCCGGACCGGCGTGCCATCCGGCGACCGAGTACGGGGCCGACTCGGTCGACGATCCCGTCCACGTCGCCGCGAGGTACATCGCGAGCATCACCGCGAGCGCCGCGCCGGAACTCAGGCCGAGCAGGTCCGGGGAGGCGAGCGGGTTGCGCAGGAGCGACTGCAGCATGACGCCGCCGATCGCGAGGGACATGCCGACGACGATCGCGGCGAGGGCCCGCTGCTCGCGGAGGATCCAGACTTGGCCGCGGGCGGCCTCGGGGAGCGAATCCAGCGATCCGCCGACGCCGAGGCGCAGCGCCACGGCCCCGATCAGGACCAGCACGAGCACCCCGATGGCAATTGCGGCACGGCTCGACACGCCGACAGGCTACGGGAATCCACCGCGGAACGCCGCCGCCCCGGCGGGGGGTAACGGCGTAGACTTGGGGCCCCGAATCCGGCTCTTTCAGTTCGGGGTCTTTCAGGAGTCGGCTCGACATGGCCCAGAAGAACTTCGAGTGCCGTCTGATCACGCCCGAGGCCAAGGTGTTCGACCAGGCCGCGACCGCTGCGGTGCTGCCGGCGTGGGACGGCTCGATGGGGATCCTGCCGAACCGGGCTCCGATCGTCGCCAAACTGGGCGCCGGGGAGATGCGGCTGGATTTCCCCGATCAGGGCGACTCGAAGGGTGGGAGCCGCTCGTTCTACGTCGAGGGCGGCTTCATCCGCATGGCGGGCAACACGCTGACGATCCTGGCGACCAAGGCGATCCCAGCCGAGAAGATGTCCGAGAGCACGGCCCAGGCCGAGCTCGCCGAGGCCGAGGCTCGCAGGGCGGACCCATCCGATCAGGCGGCCGTTGCGAAGGTTCGGCTGGAGCGTGAGCGGGCGCGTCACAAGTTGCGTGTTGCCCGCGGCTTCCGCAACCGGGGCGGCGGAATCTAGGCACAGCCTTCCTCGATACGGCACAGCCGCTGAACCCGACCGGATTTCGGGCCGATATCTCTCCGCGGCCGGTGTGTGGCGGCCGCGATGCTCCGCTGGAAGAGAGGCATTGGATCCGAAGCGGGTCGGGGTCTAGCGCGCGATGGGCGGCGAGCCGTCCTTCGCCCCCGGGCCTAGACCCGCTTTGACATCGCGCGGTCGATGTCGCGCCGCGATTCGCGCTCGGCGATCGACTGCCGCTTGTCGTGCCGCGCCTTGCCCTCGGCGACGCCGACGAGCACCTTGGCGAAGCCGTTCTTGAAGTACATCTTCAGGGGGACGAGCGTCATCCCGCGCTTGGACGTTTCCTTGGCAAGGCGCAGGATCTCGCGCTTGTGGGCCAGGAGCCGGCGGGGCCGCACGGGCCGGTGCTGCTGCGCGCCGGCGGGGGGAAACTCGGCGATGTTGATCGAGTAGAGCACCAGATCGGGCGGCTCGTCGGTGGCGCGCACGTATCCCTCGGCCAGCGAGACCTTGCCGTCGCGGACGGACTTGACCTCCGATCCGACGAGCACCACCCCGCATTCGAGTGTGTCGTGGATGAAGTAGTCGAACCGGGCGCGACGGTTCTCGATCATCGGGTCCTGCCGTTTTTTGAGTTTCTTGCCCGCCTTGGCCATGCGTGTCCGGGAAAACTGAAACCCCCGGTCCCCGCCGGGTGTAGACGGTATCCTGCCCGATTCAGGCCCGCAGGCGCGGGCGGGGCAGGTCGAGCAAGAGGAAGTGCCATGTCGAAACTACGTGTGATCCGCGGTGCGATGCGAGGTGCGGTGCGAGCGGGGGTCTGGGTCGGGCCCATGGCGGCGGCGATGCTGACCGCCTCGTGCACCGCGTCGCCGGCGCCAAGCCGCCAGGGATCCGCCGAGAAGCCCGACGGCGCGGCGGTGCGCCAACCGGGGGCGATCCACCCTCACGCCACGATGCTGCGGTTCCCGGCGGTCAGCGCGACGCACATCGCGTTCGTCTACGCCAACGACGTCTGGCTCGTGCCCCGCTCCGGCGGCACGGCGACGCCGCTCGCCGGTCCGCCGGGGATGGAGATGTACCCCAAGTTCAGCCCGGACGGGGCGACGCTCGCGTTCATCGGCAACTACGACGGCAACCGGGATATCTACACCGTGCCCGCCGCGGGCGGCATCGCCACGCGCGTGACCCACCACCCTGCGGGGGAGGAGCTGTGCGGGTGGACGCCCGACGGCAAGGTGCTGTTTCTCACCAACGGCGTGGCCGGGCTGTCGCGCCAGACGCAGCTCTTCACCGTTCCTCCGACGGGCGGATTGCCCGAGCAGGTCGGGGTGCCGTACAGCGGGTTCGCGGCGATCAGCGACGACGGCCAGTGGCTCGCGATGACGCCGTACTCGATCGACAACCGCACGTGGAAGCGGTACCGCGGCGGGATGGCGACCGACCTGTGGCTGGTCAACCTGAAGACGCACGAATCGAAGCGGATCACCGACTGGGAGGGGACCGACACGCTGCCGATGTGGCACGGCACGGATGTGTACTACCTCAGCGACGCCGGGCCGCAGCACCGGCTGAACATCTGGAAGTACGACACCAAGACGGGGAAGAACGAGCAGGTCACGACCTTCGCCGACGACGATGTGCGGTGGCCGTCGATCGGCCCGGGCAACGGCGGGCAGGGCGAGATCGTGTTCCAACTCGGTTCGCAGATCCGCCTGCTGGACCTCGGGACGCGGCAGGTCGCGAGCGTCGATATCGCGATCCCTGGGGACCGGCCCACGCTGCGTCAGCGGAACGTCGATGCGGCGGACACCATCCGCGGCGCGAGCCTCTCGCCGGGCGGAAAACGCGTCGCGATCGAGGCCCGCGGCGACCTCTGGTCCAACCCCGCCAGGGAGGGCGCCGTCCAGAACCTGACCCGCACGGACAACATCTTCGAGCGGGATCCGTCGTGGTCGCCGGACGGGAAGTCGATCGCCTACTTCTCCGATCGCACGGGGGAGTACGAACTCTGGGTGATGCCCGCCAGCGGGCGCGGCGAGGCCCGCAAACTGACGGACCTGGGGCCTGGCTTCCGGTACAACCCGGTCTGGTCGCCGGACTCGAAGCTGATCACGTTCACCGACAAGGCCGGCGGGCTGTGGCTGTGCACCGTCGAGTCGGGCGAGCTCAAGCAGATCGACACCGATCCGTGGGCGAACCGCATGTCCACCTCGTGGTCGCACGACTCGGCGTGGCTCGCGTACGCCCGGGCGGATGATGAGAACGCCCAGGGGTGCATGTGGCTCTACAACGTGGCATCGGGGGAGAAAACCCGCGTCACCAGCCCGATGTTCGACTCCGACGGACCGGCGTTCGACCGCAAGGGCGAGATGCTCTACTTCCGCACGACGCGGGAGTTTGAGTCTCCGATCTACGGGGAGACCGATGCGTCGTTCGTGTACGCGGGCACGCAGATCCTGGCTGCGGCCCCGCTGCGGGCGGATGTGAAGTCGCCCTTCGCCCCCAAGAACGATTCCGACGATTCCAAGGACAAGGAGAAGAAGGACAAGAAGGGCGACAAGGACGGTGACGGCAAGAAGAAGGACGACGAGGGGAAGAAGGACGATGGAGCCGCGAACGGCGACCAGCCCGCCGGCGATGCGAAGGGCGGCGAAGAGAAGAAGGACGAGGGCAAGGAGGACGACAAGGACAAGAAGAAGGACGAGAAGAAGAAGGAGCCCATCACCATCGACCTCGATGGCTTCGAGGGGCGGTGCATCAAGGTCCCCGTTCCGGCCGGGGTGTTCGGCGGGATCGGGGTCAGCGATTCGGGCAAGCTTGTCTACGTCCGCCGCACGCCCCGAGGCATCAGCGGCGACCCGTCGGTCATGATCTTCGACCCCGGTGCGGAGAAGAAGGAAGAGAAGACCGTCGTTGCGGGCGTGGGCGCCTTCGACCTGAGCGCCGACGGCAAGAAACTGCTCGCCTACAAGGGCGGCAAGACCATGGCCGTGATCGATCCCGCTGCGGGGCAGGACCTGAGCAAGCCGGTGGTCACCGGCGGCATGCTCTCGGCGGTCGACCCCCGGGCCGAGTGGAACCAGATCTTTGCGGATGCGTGGCGGCTGGAGCGGGACTTCTTTTACGACCCCAACATGCACGGCGTGAACTGGCCGAAAATGCGTGACCACTACGGGCCGATGATCGACGACTGTGCGTCGCGCCAGGACGTCGGCTACGTCATCGGCGAGCTGATCTCGGAACTCAACGTCGGCCACGCGTACGTCACCTCGCTGGGCGACACGGAGGACGAGCCGCGGACGCCGACGGGCCTGCTGGGCTGCGACTTCGAGCTCGGGCAGAAGGACGGGGCGACCGCGTACCGCATCAGCCGCATCTACGGCGGGGCGCCGTGGGACATCGATTCCAGGGGTCCGCTCGCCGAGCCTGGGCTGGGCGTCAAAGTCGGCGATTTCCTGCTCGCCGTCGACGGCGAGCCCGTCGACACCGCCAAGGACCCGTGGGCGGCGCTGGTCGGAACAGCGGGCAGGACCGTCGTCATCACCGTCAGTGAGAACGCGGCGATCGACGACACGGCGCGGGATGTGGTCGTCAAGCCGATCTCGAACGAGGCCGCGATCCGGTACCGCAGTTGGGTCGAGCAGAACCGCCAGCACGTGTTCGAGGCCTCCGGCGGCAAGGTCGGGTACATCCACGTCCCGGACACGGGCGTCAACGGTCAGAACGAACTCGTCCGGCAGTTCTACGGCCAGCGGATGATGGATGCGCTCATCATCGACGACCGCTGGAACGGCGGCGGGCAGATCCCCACCCGCTTCATCGAACTGCTCAACCGCCCCGCGAGCAACTACTGGGCCCGGCGCGATGGGAACGACTGGCCCTGGCCCAATGACGCCCACTTCGGGCCCAAGTGCATGCTGATCAACGGCAGGGCCGGGTCGGGCGGGGATGCGTTCCCGGCGTACTTCAAGGCCCGCGGCCTGGGCAAGCTCATCGGGCTCCGGACCTGGGGCGGGCTCGTCGGGATCAGCGGCAACCCCGGCCTGATCGACGGCGGCACCATCACCGTGCCCACCTTCGGCTACTACAAGCTCAACAGCACCTGGGGCATCGAGGGCCACGGAGTGGACCCTGACATCCAGGTCTTCGACGACCCGGGCAAGATGGCCTCGGGCGCCGATCCGCAGCTGGATGCCGGCGTGGCGCAGATGCTCAAGGAACTCAGCGAGCGCCCGTTCGTGAAGCCCAAGCGACCTGCCTACCCCGACCGGTCGGGCATGGGGATCCCGGACCAGGACAAGTAGCCGCCGCGGGGGAACCCGCGAGTCCTCAAGTGAGTCCTATAACGCTGCGATCGCGGCCCGGTGCGGTTTCCCCGCATCGGGCCGCGTCAATTCTGGGACGTTCGGCGCCCCAGACTGGCTCGCGCAACTACGGGAAAATACTGGACTTGTGGGCGAATCACCTTGCTGAGCCCCAGCGGGGATATACACTCAAAGTGAGATCCGTGCCGTGCCTGCCCGGATCGTCTGGAGTCGAGATCGAGAGATGCACCGGCGTTGTTGTTGTGTTGCCCCCGCGTTGCTCTTGCATCGCGTTGGCGCACCGACACGTGGACCGGGGCGGGTGGAGCCGCCGGAAAGGCAGGAGAGCGATGCGAGGGCAGAAACGCGCAGCAGTAGTCGGGTTGATCGCCTCAGCGGCCTTGGGGGCCACCTCGAGGGCGGATGTCATCAACTCCGCGGCGTACGGCAACGATCTTGCCGGTGCCAGGGTGACCGTTGACTTTCAGATCATGACACCCGATGGCCTCGTGCCGGGGCCGAGCCTGACCACCATCTGGGTAGCCAACGGCCCCGACTCGGGCGAGGCCTACCTGAGCGATTCGTTCCGCCTGTCGCTGTACGGCCACAGCTACCACGACTTCTGGGTGCTCGACAACCTCGCGCCCTCAATGTTCATCAAGCAGGTCTTGATCGACCTGACCACCTCGTACTCGCTGTTCGACAACAACTCGTCGCCGTCCTCTCCCGGCAGCAACGAGGGCCTGGCGGGCGTCGAGTACTCGGACGGGCTCTCCACCGCCCCGGCGCCGATCGCGGCGTACGAGGCGCTCCCCTGGGCCTCGCCGACCAACCTCGGCGACATGTTCCAGAAGGAGTACATCGTCTGGAACGACGGCGCCTTCGCCTACGGCCAGACGTTCTGGTTCCGTGACGATACCGACACGACCGATGTGCTCCTCCCCGCTCCCGGCAGCGCCGCCGTGGTGGGCGGCCTGATGCTCCTCGGCGCCCGTCGCCGCCGGCGAGCCTAATCCTCCAGCACGATCACTCTCGGGGGCCCTCGCCATGCGGCGCAGGGTTCCTTTTTCATTGCAACGGCACGGGTGTCATTCCACTGTCACGCGGCTGGAGAGCACGCCCAGGTGCTCGATCTCCACTTCGACCCGGTCGCCGTGGCGCAGGAAGACCGGCGGCGTCATCCCCGTCCCGACGCCGGCAGGGGTTCCGGTCAGGACCACCGTGCCGCGGCCGAGCGTCATCCCCTGCGAGAGTTCGCTGATCAGCGCCGCGACCGAGAAGATCATCGACCGCGTGGTGGCGTCCTGCCGCGTCTCGCCGTTGACGCGGCACCGGATGCGGAGCGACTGTGGATCCGGCACCTCGCTCGCCGGCACCACCGTCGGCCCCAGCGGGCAGAAGGTGTCGAACGACTTGCCGCGGCACCACTGCCCCCCCGAGCCGGACTTCTGCCACCAGCGGGCGCTCACATCGTTCGCGCAGCAGTAGCCGAGCACATGCGAGAGCGCCGCGGCGATCGGCACATCACGCACGGAAGTGCCGATGACCACCGCGAGTTCCGCCTCGTAGTCCACCTGCTCCTGGTCCTGGCAGATGCGCGGGATAATGATCTCTTCGCCGCTCAAACCGAGGCTGAACGGGCTCTTGGTGAAGACAACGGGACGATCGGGCACGGCGTTGCCGAGTTCCTTGGCGTGCTCCGCGTAGTTGCGGCCGATGGCCAGAACATACCGGAGCAGGACCGGGTCGCCGGCGCCCGTGTCCACCGCCACGCCGTGATCTGTGCGGACGAGGTTCATGGCCCCAGTCTACTGCGCGCACGGCGGGGGAAGGGAGGGCCCCCCACTCACCAGGCCCTACCCCCGCCGCCCTGACGCGGCCCCTTGGGCTTGGCCTCGTTGACGGTCAGCGCCCTCCCGCCGTGGTCCTGCCCGTTGAGCGCCTCGATCGCCTTCATCCCCTCATCGGGGCTGGGCATCTCGACAAACCCGAACCCGCGCGACCGGCCGGTCTCACGATCCATCACGATGCGGGCCGAGGCGACCGTTCCGAAGGGCGCGAAAAGAGCCTGGAGTTCCGCATCGGTCATCCGGAAGGGCAGGTTTCCGACGTAGATGTTCACGCTCGGGGCCTCCTCGCCCGTCAGGCAACGAGGGATGCCGGGCACGCAGCGTCCGGGCTCCCGCTGCGGGCCCGTGGGCGCCGCCCCGCTGCTCGCCGGGGTCGGCGACGCTCCACTCTAGCACACGGCGCAAGTGCACAGGCTCCGGGTCACAACCCCCGGGCGTCGAGCTCGCCACGCTGGCGGTGGCCGTCACGGCCGCGTATTGATGATGTAGTCCGACCCTTCGCCCCCGCTCTTCAAGGCCTCGGTATTCGCTCGGGTGCTAGGCGTTCCCCGGTCGTCCTGACCATCGAGGCCCACGCTGTACAGCAGGTAGCCGCGGCCGAACCGATCGCTCGCGGGATCATCGACCAGTCGGTAGCCGAACGGTGCGCCGCTGAAGGGATCAATCGGCAGCGACGGCAGGATCTCCGGGACCAGAGCGCTGAGTGTCTGTGGCAATCGGCCGTACCTGGCCCGGTACATCTCGACCGCGATCATCGTGCGGACCCCGGCGATGTCAGTGAGATACATGTCGTTCGCGGCGATCACGAGATCGATGCTCGCAAGCAGGTTCTTGACCAAGACGTAGCGGCCTGGGAGGTTGTCGACAAACGCGCCGACCTTGAACGGGTGCGCGTCCCGCTGCGACCGCGGAAGGTCCGCCGACACCATCGCATTGTCAAAGAACTCGTTTACCTTCGCTGTCGAGTCGGCCTTGGACGGATACAACAGGCCAATGACATTGACGATCCGGTGAGATCCCAGCCAACCGGTCCGCGGAACTGCCGGGATCAACATCCCGCCCACCTTGGAGTAGATCATCGTTCCGTCGCCGTGCCCGTTGTCGGTGTGGGTCCACTGGATCGTGTCGAGGGAGAGGAGCCGCTCCCCGTTGAGCATCACCGACAGCGGCGGAACAGGCCCGAGGTGGTGGTCCATTGCATCGAGGAGTTCGGCCAGTTCATCCGCCGAGAACCGTGCCGATGTCATCTCGGACCTCAGTTCACCCAGCGTAAGCGACGCGATGGAAATGCCAACGAGCCGGCTGACCATGATCGGCTGCGAAGCAAGCGCCCGCACTATGACCAGGTTCTGCTCGAACGCGGCAAGCCTCTCAGCCCGATCGCCTGCGCGGTTTGCGAGGTGCATCCGCGCGACGTTCATCTTCGCGATGTCGCGGAGGGGACCGAAATCCA comes from the Phycisphaeraceae bacterium genome and includes:
- a CDS encoding iron ABC transporter permease, translated to MSSRAAIAIGVLVLVLIGAVALRLGVGGSLDSLPEAARGQVWILREQRALAAIVVGMSLAIGGVMLQSLLRNPLASPDLLGLSSGAALAVMLAMYLAATWTGSSTESAPYSVAGWHAGPALLGSIAALALVYALSQRRGLVDPPTLVLIGVIVSIMCGAATMLLQHLMPDRGIGAARLLMGAISDDVTWPQLAAVGGIAVIGLGAGLWAGPAMDAAAMGDDEAVSVGVPLSRLRLALFILAGAMTAGAVVIAGPIGFVGLICPHLARLLTGRRGASAGHRVLVLASALLGASLIVAADALVKSLDLASGRLPIGVLTALLGGPAFIVLLRRTRAMA
- the atpC gene encoding ATP synthase F1 subunit epsilon; protein product: MAQKNFECRLITPEAKVFDQAATAAVLPAWDGSMGILPNRAPIVAKLGAGEMRLDFPDQGDSKGGSRSFYVEGGFIRMAGNTLTILATKAIPAEKMSESTAQAELAEAEARRADPSDQAAVAKVRLERERARHKLRVARGFRNRGGGI
- the smpB gene encoding SsrA-binding protein SmpB, coding for MAKAGKKLKKRQDPMIENRRARFDYFIHDTLECGVVLVGSEVKSVRDGKVSLAEGYVRATDEPPDLVLYSINIAEFPPAGAQQHRPVRPRRLLAHKREILRLAKETSKRGMTLVPLKMYFKNGFAKVLVGVAEGKARHDKRQSIAERESRRDIDRAMSKRV
- a CDS encoding PDZ domain-containing protein, producing MSKLRVIRGAMRGAVRAGVWVGPMAAAMLTASCTASPAPSRQGSAEKPDGAAVRQPGAIHPHATMLRFPAVSATHIAFVYANDVWLVPRSGGTATPLAGPPGMEMYPKFSPDGATLAFIGNYDGNRDIYTVPAAGGIATRVTHHPAGEELCGWTPDGKVLFLTNGVAGLSRQTQLFTVPPTGGLPEQVGVPYSGFAAISDDGQWLAMTPYSIDNRTWKRYRGGMATDLWLVNLKTHESKRITDWEGTDTLPMWHGTDVYYLSDAGPQHRLNIWKYDTKTGKNEQVTTFADDDVRWPSIGPGNGGQGEIVFQLGSQIRLLDLGTRQVASVDIAIPGDRPTLRQRNVDAADTIRGASLSPGGKRVAIEARGDLWSNPAREGAVQNLTRTDNIFERDPSWSPDGKSIAYFSDRTGEYELWVMPASGRGEARKLTDLGPGFRYNPVWSPDSKLITFTDKAGGLWLCTVESGELKQIDTDPWANRMSTSWSHDSAWLAYARADDENAQGCMWLYNVASGEKTRVTSPMFDSDGPAFDRKGEMLYFRTTREFESPIYGETDASFVYAGTQILAAAPLRADVKSPFAPKNDSDDSKDKEKKDKKGDKDGDGKKKDDEGKKDDGAANGDQPAGDAKGGEEKKDEGKEDDKDKKKDEKKKEPITIDLDGFEGRCIKVPVPAGVFGGIGVSDSGKLVYVRRTPRGISGDPSVMIFDPGAEKKEEKTVVAGVGAFDLSADGKKLLAYKGGKTMAVIDPAAGQDLSKPVVTGGMLSAVDPRAEWNQIFADAWRLERDFFYDPNMHGVNWPKMRDHYGPMIDDCASRQDVGYVIGELISELNVGHAYVTSLGDTEDEPRTPTGLLGCDFELGQKDGATAYRISRIYGGAPWDIDSRGPLAEPGLGVKVGDFLLAVDGEPVDTAKDPWAALVGTAGRTVVITVSENAAIDDTARDVVVKPISNEAAIRYRSWVEQNRQHVFEASGGKVGYIHVPDTGVNGQNELVRQFYGQRMMDALIIDDRWNGGGQIPTRFIELLNRPASNYWARRDGNDWPWPNDAHFGPKCMLINGRAGSGGDAFPAYFKARGLGKLIGLRTWGGLVGISGNPGLIDGGTITVPTFGYYKLNSTWGIEGHGVDPDIQVFDDPGKMASGADPQLDAGVAQMLKELSERPFVKPKRPAYPDRSGMGIPDQDK
- a CDS encoding fumarylacetoacetate hydrolase family protein, with the protein product MNLVRTDHGVAVDTGAGDPVLLRYVLAIGRNYAEHAKELGNAVPDRPVVFTKSPFSLGLSGEEIIIPRICQDQEQVDYEAELAVVIGTSVRDVPIAAALSHVLGYCCANDVSARWWQKSGSGGQWCRGKSFDTFCPLGPTVVPASEVPDPQSLRIRCRVNGETRQDATTRSMIFSVAALISELSQGMTLGRGTVVLTGTPAGVGTGMTPPVFLRHGDRVEVEIEHLGVLSSRVTVE
- a CDS encoding RNA-binding protein: MPGIPRCLTGEEAPSVNIYVGNLPFRMTDAELQALFAPFGTVASARIVMDRETGRSRGFGFVEMPSPDEGMKAIEALNGQDHGGRALTVNEAKPKGPRQGGGGRAW